The following proteins are co-located in the Eleginops maclovinus isolate JMC-PN-2008 ecotype Puerto Natales chromosome 23, JC_Emac_rtc_rv5, whole genome shotgun sequence genome:
- the bbs12 gene encoding Bardet-Biedl syndrome 12 protein: MLGSTIINHRQHVGLQKLKALAGITHSSLGPNKKYKFIQDEASGESALVCSCFRILENLELSCAVGQLVYETIQAHQKIYHTGSGCLLFLAGAWSRAALECLQRGIPVTHIISTLSEGMDLCVDVCRKCSVSTEGLGVEPSESFTANSHGSGLQLPKKPSVEALQTSHNLQGLSKVGFKTLNGSGQRQIKLSRHFYEARSEMVSTVTQPDQPKLPDIAQIAKGLSHGCVEAMKLVVEASRVQSKNSQQDLSYSTFDVSKVVTCKLPGLPEEHACVLPGCIVLVSEEQASVAHHFKEQPLRVALINGDLSDTYRHLGFKKLTGVQCVRDQFEFKSSSKDEEWMDKIVALLLNLEVNLILVGGLVSEKVIQRCYRHHILVVEKVKASVLRAFANATGAVPVTYATQLSRHCVGAGVKAAIWRDLSSYDGKPLITVNISTVENSELVTVILTSCIHGKLQAMEDQFWACAYRLHHMLEDKVLLPGAGVTEMLCIHHLQREAEHHVKHHRERNRDSAAANPYRATVLNLMADGLTDYISTVMVNTGRFSKVKARTAVSQQLKANNKSIEAKFSQLSMESELEDGGVSSNTRSCKVPAGKIYDNLSVKQEAWRKALDLVFLVLQTDAEVITGIYPTSDDTQEHLMLL; the protein is encoded by the coding sequence ATGCTGGGAAGTACCATTATAAACCACCGACAACATGTTGGACTGCAGAAGCTCAAAGCGTTGGCAGGAATCACGCACTCCTCTTTGGGCCCCAATAAAAAGTACAAGTTCATCCAGGATGAAGCGAGTGGGGAGTCAGCTCTTGTGTGCTCCTGTTTTCGCATCTTGGAGAATCTGGAGCTGAGCTGCGCGGTGGGTCAGCTGGTTTACGAGACTATTCAGGCCCACCAGAAGATCTATCACACAGGGTCGGGATGCTTGCTGTTTCTCGCAGGAGCGTGGAGCCGTGCTGCTCTGGAGTGCCTTCAGAGAGGGATTCCAGTCACTCACATCATCTCTACTTTGTCTGAAGGGATGGATTTATGTGTCGATGTTTGCCGGAAATGCAGCGTCTCCACTGAGGGTCTTGGTGTTGAGCCATCAGAGAGCTTCACTGCGAATTCACACGGATCAGGACTTCAACTGCCAAAGAAACCCAGCGTGGAGGCTTTACAAACATCACACAACCTGCAGGGTCTATCAAAAGTTGGTTTTAAGACTCTAAATGGCAGTGGACAAAGACAAATTAAACTTAGCAGACATTTTTACGAGGCCAGATCAGAAATGGTCTCCACAGTAACGCAACCTGATCAGCCTAAACTCCCTGACATTGCACAAATCGCAAAGGGATTGAGTCACGGTTGTGTTGAGGCGATGAAATTAGTAGTAGAAGCCAGCCGAGTACAGTCAAAAAACAGTCAGCAGGATCTCAGCTATTCGACATTTGATGTTTCTAAAGTGGTGACTTGTAAGCTTCCTGGATTACCAGAGgagcatgcatgtgttttacCAGGCTGCATTGTTCTTGTATCTGAGGAACAGGCTTCAGTTGCACATCACTTCAAAGAACAGCCCTTAAGAGTCGCTCTTATTAATGGAGATTTATCAGACACCTATCGTCATCTTGGCTTTAAAAAGCTAACAGGTGTTCAGTGTGTGAGGGACCAGTTCGAATTTAAAAGTTCTAGCAAAGACGAAGAGTGGATGGACAAGATCGTGGCACTTCTGTTGAACCTTGAAGTGAACCTGATACTAGTCGGCGGGCTGGTTAGTGAGAAAGTGATTCAGCGCTGTTATAGACATCATATACTTGTGGTGGAAAAAGTGAAGGCTTCCGTTTTGAGAGCCTTCGCTAATGCAACAGGAGCTGTTCCGGTGACATACGCCACACAGTTGAGTAGACACTGTGTCGGTGCTGGTGTGAAGGCTGCAATATGGAGGGACCTCAGTAGCTATGATGGGAAGCCTTTAATTACTGTGAATATTTCCACTGTAGAAAACAGCGAGCTGGTCACAGTGATCCTCACAAGCTGCATACATGGCAAGCTGCAGGCCATGGAGGACCAGTTCTGGGCCTGTGCTTATCGATTACACCACATGCTGGAAGACAAAGTCCTCCTGCCTGGTGCTGGAGTGACAGAAATGCTTTGTATTCACCACCTTCAAAGGGAAGCAGAGCACCATGTCAAGcatcacagagagaggaacagggaCTCAGCAGCTGCTAACCCTTACAGAGCCACAGTGTTGAACCTCATGGCAGATGGTTTAACAGATTACATATCAACTGTAATGGTTAACACCGGAAGGTTCTCAAAAGTCAAAGCCAGGACGGCAGTGAGCCAACAACTGAAAGCCAATAACAAAAGTATTGAGGCAAAGTTCTCACAACTTTCCATGGAAAGTGAACTAGAGGATGGTGGAGTTTCCTCAAACACAAGGTCCTGTAAAGTACCAGCAGGAAAGATCTATGATAATCTGAGTGTGAAGCAGGAAGCATGGAGGAAAGCCCTAGATCTGGTTTTCCTCGTGTTGCAGACTGATGCAGAGGTCATCACAGGCATTTACCCAACATCTGATGATACACAAGAACACCTAATGCTGTTATGA
- the LOC134859937 gene encoding interleukin-21-like: MKFVILCLFAVFCSSLARTVPTEHVLKEVLRNLKLLKQRVKSNEHMMNTPPRNIEDSCCPLQCFQDNLSSLSNVITARKLSMSLNSTIIENGICSSGNNKMLQCTDCDTHPKKSAREFFDRLETLVQKAITRGKN; this comes from the exons ATGAAGTTTGTTATTCTTTGCCTTTTCGCAGTCTTCTGCAGTTCTTTGGCCAGGACAGTGCCCACAGAACACGTATTAAAAGAAGTCCTGAGAAACTTGAAATTGTTGAAACAAAGAGTGAAG TCAAACGAGCACATGATGAATACTCCACCGAGGAACATTGAG GACAGCTGCTGTCCGCTGCAATGCTTCCAGGATAATCTGAGCAGTCTTTCGAATGTCATAACAGCAAGGAAACTTTCCATGAGCCTCAACAGCACCATCATT GAGAATGGAATCTGCTCCTCTGGAAACAATAAGATG CTCCAATGCACGGACTGTGACACGCATCCGAAAAAAAGTGCACGGGAGTTTTTTGATCGACTGGAGACTCTTGTTCAAAAG GCCATAACCAGGGGCAAGAACTGA
- the cetn4 gene encoding uncharacterized protein cetn4: MASGYRKTSSGTSQRKKAVPKMELNEEQRQEIKEAFDLFDTDGTGTIDVKELKVAMRALGFEPKKEEIKQMIADIDKEGSGTIDFNDFLSMMTVKMNEKDSKEEILKAFRLFDDDGTGKISFKNLKRVAKELGENLTDEELQEMIDEADQDGDGEIDEMDFLKIMKKTNLY; the protein is encoded by the exons atg GCTTCAGGGTACCGAAAAACATCCTCTGGGACTAGTCAAAGGAAGAAAGCAGTTCCCAAAATGGAATTGAACGAGGAACAGAGACAAGAAATTAAAGAGGCCTTCGACCTCTTCGACACAGATGGCACTGGAACAATAGATGTGAAAGAGCTGAAG GTTGCCATGCGTGCGCTGGGGTTTGAACCAAAGAAAGAAGAGATCAAGCAGATGATCGCAGACATTGATAAGGAGGGCTCTGGAACAATTGACTTCAATGACTTTCTCAGTATGATGACAGTAAAAATG AATGAAAAAGACTCCAAAGAAGAAATATTGAAGGCCTTCCGGCTGTTTGATGACGATGGCACGGGGAAAATCTCGTTCAAAAATCTCAAAAGAGTTGCCAAAGAGCTGGGAGAAAACCTCACAGATGAGGAATTACAG gAAATGATCGACGAGGCAGACCAAGACGGTGACGGTGAGATAGACGAGATGGACTTCTTGAAGATAATGAAGAAGACCAATCTTTACTGA
- the fgf2 gene encoding fibroblast growth factor 2, whose protein sequence is MATGEITTLPSTPDDGGSGGFPPGGFKDPKRLYCKNGGFFLRIKPEGVVDGIREKNDPHIKLQLQATSVGEVVIKGVCANRYLAMNRDGRLFGARRATDECHFLERLESNNYNTYRSRKYPTMYVALKRTGQYKSGSKTSPGQKAILFLPMSAKC, encoded by the exons ATGGCCACGGGAGAAATCACAACACTTCCCTCCACACCTGATGACGGAGGCAGCGGCGGCTTTCCTCCTGGGGGCTTCAAGGATCCCAAAAGGCTGTACTGTAAAAACGGGGGCTTCTTCTTGAGGATAAAGCCTGAAGGGGTTGTGGATGGAATCCGGGAGAAGAACGACCCCCACA TAAAGCTTCAACTCCAGGCGACCTCAGTGGGCGAGGTGGTCATCAAAGGAGTGTGTGCTAACCGCTATCTGGCCATGAACAGAGATGGACGACTGTTTGGAGCG AGACGAGCCACGGATGAATGCCACTTCTTGGAGCGGCTCGAGAGCAACAACTACAACACGTACCGCTCCAGGAAGTACCCCACCATGTACGTGGCGCTGAAGCGGACTGGCCAGTACAAGTCCGGGAGCAAAACTAGCCCGGGTCAAAAGGCCATCCTGTTTCTTCCAATGTCTGCCAAGTGCTAA